From one Paramormyrops kingsleyae isolate MSU_618 chromosome 1, PKINGS_0.4, whole genome shotgun sequence genomic stretch:
- the ikbip gene encoding inhibitor of nuclear factor kappa-B kinase-interacting protein isoform X2: MPGNEVKQRKKIQSQGNNNAALDQTVQQTYDKSENSAGDKLMIASGDAEKSSAFPPDIKTCVCLFFTVVCLGLLWIILQQNSRFSDLEEKYRLVNRKAGDFQELHVEVSRISQKFESLPDVLGRLEGQLVQAQVEKLEVDVEELKRWKAAVVEKREGLQVDLVELMRAVRHMEERTATVAKDAAAQVSSARTDMRRMSGLGAETEALLARMAVLEGRVARAETAMAKRIGDLLAGSIERVSALRGLSERNSQAAEKLWQGAAKLEAADGELAGRLLALENGHARLLKTVTFASDVKPKVATIRRELAMLEPLLSDLILRVGHLAQDLGHREGDIALLWDALTSLSASEQLLAQVPS; encoded by the exons ATGCCTGGTAATGAAGTGAAGCAACGAAAGAAAATCCAGTCGCAGGGAAATAATAATGCCGCGTTGGATCAAACTGTACAGCAGACCTACGATAAAAGTGAGAATTCGGCGGGCGACAAACTGATGATTGCGTCGGGTGATGCCGAGAAATCATCTGCCTTCCCACCAGACATAAAaacatgtgtctgtctgttcttCACTGTAGTCTGCCTGGGACTCTTATG GATCATCTTGCAGCAAAACTCAAGGTTTTCCGACCTTGAAGAAAAGTACAGACTCGTGAACAGAAAGGCAGGAGACTTCCAGGAATTGCACGTTGAAGTCAGTAGAATTTCACAGAAG TTTGAGAGCCTCCCAGATGTGCTGGGGAGGCTGGAGGGCCAGCTGGTACAGGCTCAGGTGGAGAAGCTAGAGGTGGATGTGGAGGAACTGAAGAGATGGAAGGCGGCCGTGGTGGAGAAGCGGGAAGGGCTGCAGGTGGACTTGGTGGAGCTAATGCGGGCCGTGCGGCACATGGAGGAACGCACAGCCACCGTGGCCAAGGATGCTGCAGCCCAGGTCTCATCAGCGCGGACAGACATGAGGCGGATGTCGGGCCTGGGTGCGGAGACGGAAGCCCTGCTGGCACGCATGGCAGTGCTGGAAGGGAGGGTCGCGCGGGCAGAGACGGCCATGGCCAAGCGGATCGGTGACCTGCTGGCGGGAAGCATCGAGCGGGTGTCGGCCCTGAGGGGCCTATCAGAGCGCAACAGCCAGGCAGCAGAGAAACTATGGCAGGGCGCAGCCAAGCTAGAGGCGGCAGATGGTGAGCTAGCAGGCCGCCTCTTGGCCCTAGAGAATGGCCATGCCCGGCTGCTCAAGACAGTGACCTTTGCCTCTGACGTGAAGCCCAAGGTGGCCACCATCCGCCGGGAGCTGGCCATGCTGGAGCCGCTACTGAGCGACCTGATCCTGCGCGTTGGACACCTGGCCCAGGATCTGGGGCACAGGGAGGGGGACATCGCCCTGCTGTGGGATGCCCTTACGAGTCTGAGTGCCTCAGAGCAGTTGCTTGCCCAGGTGCCCAGCTAA
- the ikbip gene encoding inhibitor of nuclear factor kappa-B kinase-interacting protein isoform X1: MPGNEVKQRKKIQSQGNNNAALDQTVQQTYDKSENSAGDKLMIASGDAEKSSAFPPDIKTCVCLFFTVVCLGLLWIILQQNSRFSDLEEKYRLVNRKAGDFQELHVEVSRISQKLDFVEDDLLGMLSSMSRAGELEKEISSLRVAVLAEQNGESSDTVSVHLLSMHFQNVTEARQHGLEDVVGEVGALKVETRAAHAQTAEHVNEVDTRLQALEERLEELEESTQRNMRALERSEEEDILHARERVEWNMQRMHHLEERQRGLARRDVEMWGKVEELVPRVSQCEGQLPAVEEAVHSILRLSANMIGVHQRAQKLTLQVLQLEQNVPKVASEILAMQKVLDGENASLGTVKELVIVEDVRKDSCRTAEGRTAEWRHLSIQPGDLMPGKHAQCEEAAELEHKAELCKEKY; the protein is encoded by the exons ATGCCTGGTAATGAAGTGAAGCAACGAAAGAAAATCCAGTCGCAGGGAAATAATAATGCCGCGTTGGATCAAACTGTACAGCAGACCTACGATAAAAGTGAGAATTCGGCGGGCGACAAACTGATGATTGCGTCGGGTGATGCCGAGAAATCATCTGCCTTCCCACCAGACATAAAaacatgtgtctgtctgttcttCACTGTAGTCTGCCTGGGACTCTTATG GATCATCTTGCAGCAAAACTCAAGGTTTTCCGACCTTGAAGAAAAGTACAGACTCGTGAACAGAAAGGCAGGAGACTTCCAGGAATTGCACGTTGAAGTCAGTAGAATTTCACAGAAG CTGGACTTCGTGGAAGATGACCTTCTGGGAATGCTATCTTCCATGTCGCGGGCGGGTGAGCTGGAGAAGGAGATCTCCAGCCTGCGTGTGGCCGTGCTGGCAGAACAGAATGGTGAGAGCTCAGACACAGTCAGCGTCCATCTTCTCAGCATGCACTTCCAGAACGTGACAGAAGCCCGTCAGCATGGTTTAGAAGACGTGGTGGGGGAAGTGGGTGCCCTGAAGGTGGAGACGCGGGCTGCCCACGCCCAGACAGCAGAACACGTGAACGAGGTAGATACGCGGCTGCAGGCTTTGGAGGAGAGGCTGGAGGAGTTAGAGGAGAGCACGCAGAGGAACATGCGGGCATTGGAGCGCAGCGAAGAGGAGGACATCCTGCATGCCAGGGAGCGAGTGGAGTGGAACATGCAGAGGATGCACCACCTGGAGGAGCGGCAGCGCGGCTTGGCCCGGCGTGATGTGGAGATGTGGGGGAAGGTGGAGGAACTTGTGCCCCGTGTGAGCCAGTGCGAGGGCCAGCTGCCTGCTGTTGAGGAGGCGGTGCATTCCATCCTGCGCCTTTCAGCCAACATGATTGGTGTCCATCAGAGGGCGCAAAAGCTCACCCTGCAGGTCCTGCAGCTGGAGCAGAATGTGCCAAAAGTGGCATCTGAGATCCTGGCGATGCAGAAGGTACTGGATGGGGAAAATGCCTCCCTCGGGACGGTTAAAGAACTGGTCATCGTTGAGGACGTGAGAAAAGACTCCTGCAGGACTGCTGAGGGCAGAACGGCAGAGTGGAGGCATCTGAGCATACAGCCAGGAGATTTGATGCCTGGCAAGCACGCCCAATGCGAGGAAGCTGCAGAACTGGAACACAAAGCTGAGCTGTGTAAGGAGAAGTACTGA